GTCGTGCCGCAGCTTCTCGTCCGCAGCGCCGATGCGCGGTTCCAGACGTCCGCCGATCAAGAGCACGGCCGTGGGGTCGGGCCACAGGCGGACCCGGCGGCCTTCGGAGCGCTCCTCGACGAGCTTCGCGCTTGCGAGCTTGCGCAGATGCCAACGCACGCTTGGACCCGACGCTTGGGTCCGGCGGCAAAGGTCACCAAAGGAAACGCCCGGCTCGTCAAGGATGGCGGCTAGGACGACCGTCGCCCGCGTCCGAAGCAACGCCAGGAGGGCCCGGTCCTCGGGAAGGAATCCGGAACCGGAGGCGTAGCAGGCCGAAGCGTAGCGCCCCCGCACCAAGACAATGTGACCCTCCCGCT
This genomic stretch from Candidatus Thermoplasmatota archaeon harbors:
- a CDS encoding helix-turn-helix domain-containing protein yields the protein MHERWIPFFGLAACLALFLAAEPLAQAVLMIPLFHRAPVAGVLAARTRRNIYETVCSRPGLSVGAVARNCGVAHATAAYHLGRLEREGHIVLVRGRYASACYASGSGFLPEDRALLALLRTRATVVLAAILDEPGVSFGDLCRRTQASGPSVRWHLRKLASAKLVEERSEGRRVRLWPDPTAVLLIGGRLEPRIGAADEKLRHDLAMLMAHARRPNPGPLGS